The following proteins are encoded in a genomic region of Arachis stenosperma cultivar V10309 chromosome 4, arast.V10309.gnm1.PFL2, whole genome shotgun sequence:
- the LOC130976652 gene encoding pentatricopeptide repeat-containing protein At2g36730, with translation MFGEMRVPLPLSLSTKQQCLTLLSLCSSITQLHQIQAQTHINGLFQDPYVLSQLIYLSSLSSFANLTHAKTILFHSPTTSSPISWNILIRAYATTDSPLQSIWVFRTFRKLGVKPNKLTYPFLFKCCAMASALSEGKQLHADVIKFGLDSDVYVGNNMVNLYGFCKKVKDARKVFEEMPNRTVVSWNSIMTACVENHWLGDGIRYFFRMRGCEFEPDHTTMVLMLSVCAELGYLSLGRWVHSQLILRGMVLSCQLGTALVDMYAKSGNLGCARLVFERMEERNVWTWSAMILGLAQHGFAEEALALFAEMCENHSICPNYVTYLGVLCACSHAGMVNEGYKYLREMEYVHGIKPMMVHFGAMVDVLGRAGLLKDAYDFIQRMPIEPDPIVWRTLLSACNVHDAQDHAGIGDKVRKRLLQMEPRRGGNLVIVANMYAESGMWEKAAKVRRDMRDGGMKKMAGESCVDLGGSMFKFYAGYDSSQDLMHVYHLLDGLNMHLKMVDS, from the coding sequence aTGTTTGGTGAAATGCGTGTGCCGCTTCCACTTTCCCTCTCTACAAAGCAACAATGCCTCACTCTTCTCTCACTCTGTTCTTCCATCACCCAACTCCACCAAATCCAAGCTCAAACCCACATCAATGGCCTCTTCCAAGACCCTTATGTCCTCTCCCAACTCATCTACTTATCTTCCCTCTCCTCCTTCGCCAACCTCACCCACGCAAAAACCATTCTTTTTCATTCCCCCACCACCTCATCACCCATTTCATGGAACATCCTCATCAGAGCATACGCAACTACTGATTCTCCGCTTCAATCCATCTGGGTATTCCGCACATTCCGAAAATTGGGTGTGAAGCCCAATAAACTCACTTATCCTTTTCTGTTCAAGTGTTGTGCTATGGCTTCTGCGCTTTCTGAGGGAAAACAGCTGCATGCTGATGTTATCAAGTTTGGTCTTGATTCTGATGTGTACGTTGGGAATAACATGGTTAACTTATATGGGTTCTGTAAAAAGGTTAAGGATGCAAGGAAGGTGTTTGAGGAAATGCCGAACAGAACTGTTGTGTCTTGGAACTCAATTATGACTGCTTGTGTTGAGAATCATTGGTTGGGAGATGGGATTCGGTACTTTTTTAGGATGCGGGGTTGCGAGTTCGAGCCGGATCATACTACTATGGTGCTGATGCTTTCTGTTTGTGCTGAGTTGGGTTACTTGAGTCTTGGAAGATGGGTGCATTCCCAATTGATTTTGAGAGGAATGGTTTTGAGTTGTCAGTTAGGTACTGCTCTTGTTGATATGTATGCAAAATCAGGGAATTTGGGTTGTGCTAGGCTTGTTTTTGAGAGAATGGAGGAGAGGAATGTGTGGACATGGAGTGCAATGATTTTGGGATTAGCCCAACATGGGTTTGCAGAGGAAGCGCTTGCATTGTTTGCTGAAATGTGTGAAAATCATAGCATATGCCCCAATTATGTGACCTATCTTGGGGTTCTATGTGCTTGCAGCCATGCCGGGATGGTGAATGAGGGTTACAAGTACCTTCGTGAAATGGAATATGTCCATGGGATCAAGCCCATGATGGTACATTTTGGAGCAATGGTTGATGTTTTAGGTCGTGCCGGCCTTCTTAAAGATGCTTACGACTTTATACAGAGGATGCCTATTGAGCCTGATCCGATTGTGTGGCGCACGCTGCTTAGCGCGTGCAATGTTCATGATGCTCAGGACCATGCAGGGATAGGGGATAAAGTGAGGAAGAGGCTGCTTCAGATGGAGCCAAGGAGGGGAGGGAATTTGGTTATTGTTGCTAACATGTATGCTGAATCAGGGATGTGGGAGAAAGCGGCAAAAGTTAGGAGAGACATGAGAGATGGAGGTATGAAGAAGATGGCTGGAGAGAGTTGTGTTGATTTAGGGGGTTCCATGTTTAAATTCTATGCAGGTTATGATTCTAGCCAAGACTTGATGCATGTTTATCATTTGCTTGATGGATTGAACATGCACTTGAAGATGGTTGATAGTTAA
- the LOC130973514 gene encoding amino acid transporter AVT1I-like isoform X1, with amino-acid sequence MEEGMHKDDKISALNKPLIIVEEEEDGDISQNSGNDEEHGNGHGHGTASFVNTCFNGVNALSGVGILSVPYALASGGWLSLTLLFAIAMAAFYAGVLIKKCMDKNSNIRTYPDIGELAFGKIGRLIVSVSMYMELYLVSIGFLILEGDNLNELFPNVELELVAGLTISGKQFFVILVALIILPTVWLDDMNMLSYVSASGVFASAIIIISISWTATIGGVGFSHKGTLLNLSGIPTSVSLYAFCYCAHPVFPTLYNSMRNKHQFSNVLFVCFFLTTAGYASMAIIGYLMFGPNVQSQVTLNLPIDKLSSRVAIYTTLVNPISKYALMTTPITNALKNLLPRKYKNRFTKILVSTMMVTSTVIIALTVPLFGELMSLVGAFLSVTASILLPCSCYLKISGKYRILGCETVAIVAIIVAAVVIGIAGTYTSLMDIVHHFNI; translated from the exons ATGGAAGAAGGCATGCATAAAGATGACAAGATTAGTGCACTCAACAAACCACTTATtattgttgaagaagaagaagatggggACATAAGCCAAAATTCTGGTAATGATGAGGAACATGGCAATGGCCATGGACATGGCACCGCGTCTTTCGTCAACACTTGCTTCAATGGGGTCAATGCTTTGTCGG GTGTTGGGATACTCTCAGTTCCATATGCTCTAGCATCTGGAGGGTGGTTAAGCTTAACTCTTCTATTTGCTATTGCGATGGCAGCATTTTATGCAGGTGTGTTGATTAAGAAATGCATGGACAAGAATTCAAACATTAGAACCTACCCTGATATTGGTGAGCTTGCATTTGGTAAAATAGGAAGACTAATCGTGTCGGTGTCGATGTACATGGAACTCTACTTAGTCTCAATAGGGTTCTTGATTCTTGAGGGTGATAACTTGAATGAGCTTTTCCCTAACGTTGAGCTCGAATTGGTGGCTGGTTTAACAATTAGTGGGAAGCAATtctttgtgattttggttgctCTTATAATCTTGCCTACTGTTTGGTTGGATGATATGAACATGCTCTCTTATGTATCTGCAAGTGGTGTGTTTGCCTCTGCTATTATCATCATTTCGATATCTTGGACTGCGACAATTGGTGGAGTTGGTTTTAGTCACAAGGGAACTCTTCTGAATTTGAGTGGAATCCCCACATCTGTTAGCTTGTATGCATTTTGTTATTGTGCTCATCCTGTCTTCCCTACATTGTACAATTCAATGAGGAACAAACACCAGTTCTCTAAT GTTCTGTTTGTGTGCTTTTTTTTAACCACAGCTGGTTATGCTTCTATGGCTATAATCGGATACCTTATGTTCGGTCCAAACGTTCAATCACAAGTAACATTGAACCTGCCAATAGACAAATTAAGCTCAAGAGTAGCAATATACACAACATTGGTCAATCCAATATCGAAGTATGCTTTGATGACAACACCTATCACCAATGCTTTGAAAAATTTGCTTCCAAGAAAGTACAAGAATAGATTCACCAAAATTTTGGTCAGCACTATGATGGTAACCAGCACTGTGATTATTGCCTTGACTGTGCCTTTATTTGGGGAACTAATGTCTCTGGTTGGAGCATTTCTAAGTGTCACAGCTTCAATTCTTCTTCCATGCTCATGCTACTTGAAGATTTCAGGAAAATACAGGATTTTGGGGTGTGAAACAGTAGCCATAGTGGCTATAATTGTAGCAGCTGTGGTAATTGGAATAGCTGGAACATATACCTCACTCATGGATATTGTGCACCATTTTAATATCTAG
- the LOC130973513 gene encoding ATP-dependent zinc metalloprotease FTSH 6, chloroplastic, which produces MSSALLSLSVSPTLVYKHQERKKNKENNTCPSQPLLETKLSKRKLLQSSVIGLTPTWLGLSLSSAKPASAAEPDSPESSTSTRLTYSKFLQYLDEGAVKKVDLFENGTVAIAEIYNPALEKIQRVKVQLPGLPQELLRKLEEKNVDFAAHPMDVSWWPAIFDFLGNFAFPLILLGSLLLRSSSNNPAGPNLPFGLGRSKAKFEMEPNTGVTFEDVAGVDEAKQDFQEIVEFLKTPEKFSAVGAKIPKGVLLVGPPGTGKTLLAKAIAGEAGVPFFSLSGSEFIEMFVGVGASRVRDLFNKAKANSPCLVFIDELDAVGRQRGTGIGGGNDEREQTLNQLLTEMDGFTGNTGVIVIAATNRPEILDSALLRPGRFDRQVSVGYPDIRGREEILKVHSNNKKLAKDVSLSVIAMRTPGFSGADLANLMNEAAILAGRRGKEEITMKEIDESIDRIVAGMEGTKMTDGKNKILVAYHEVGHAVCATLTPGHDPVQKVTLVPRGQARGLTWFLPGEDPDLISKQQLLARIVGGLGGRAAEEVIFGEAEITTGAAGDLQQITQIARQMVTRYGMSEIGPWTLTDPSAQSGDVVLRMMARNSMSEKLAEDIDQSVKQIIETAYEIARNHIRNNRDAIDKLVDVLLEKETLSGDEFRAILSEYTDISSIKPNRTPIRELIEA; this is translated from the exons ATGTCTTCTGCTCTATTATCTCTCTCAGTTTCTCCAACTTTAGTATACAAGCatcaagaaaggaaaaagaacAAAGAGAATAACACATGTCCATCACAACCTTTGTTAGAAACCAAACTCAGCAAGAGGAAGCTGTTACAATCATCTGTTATTGGATTAACTCCAACATGGCTGGGGCTATCTTTATCTTCTGCCAAACCAGCAAGTGCTGCAGAACCAGATAGCCCTGAATCTTCAACCTCAACTAGGTTAACATACTCAAAGTTCTTGCAGTACTTGGATGAAGGTGCTGTGAAGAAAGTTGACCTGTTTGAGAATGGAACTGTTGCTATTGCTGAGATATACAATCCAGCATTGGAGAAAATCCAAAGGGTCAAGGTTCAGTTACCAGGGTTGCCTCAGGAGTTGCTGAGGAAATTGGAGGAGAAAAATGTTGACTTTGCTGCTCACCCTATGGATGTAAGTTGGTGGCCTGCAATATTTGATTTCTTGGGAAACTTTGCATTTCCCTTGATATTGCTTGGTAGTCTACTCTTGAGGAGTTCTTCAAATAATCCTGCTGGCCCCAACTTGCCTTTTGGACTAGGAAG AAGTAAGGCAAAGTTTGAGATGGAACCAAACACAGGAGTGACATTTGAGGATGTAGCCGGAGTTGATGAAGCCAAGCAAGATTTCCAGGAGATTGTGGAGTTCTTGAAGACACCAGAGAAGTTCTCGGCCGTGGGAGCGAAGATTCCGAAAGGGGTCCTTTTGGTAGGGCCACCAGGGACAGGGAAGACATTGCTGGCTAAAGCAATTGCAGGAGAAGCTGGTGTCCCATTCTTTTCTCTATCAGGTTCAGAGTTCATTGAGATGTTTGTTGGTGTAGGTGCTTCAAGGGTGAGGGACTTGTTCAACAAGGCAAAAGCGAATTCGCCGTGTTTGGTGTTCATTGATGAGTTAGATGCTGTAGGGAGGCAGAGAGGTACTGGCATTGGTGGAGGGAATGATGAAAGAGAGCAAACACTGAATCAATTACTCACTGAAATGGACGGATTCACCGGAAACACTGGTGTTATTGTCATTGCTGCCACCAACAGACCTGAGATTCTTGATTCTGCATTGCTTAGACCTGGCAGGTTTGATAGGCAG GTTAGTGTTGGATATCCTGATATAAGAGGGAGGGAAGAAATCTTGAAAGTTCATAGCAACAACAAGAAGCTTGCTAAGGATGTCTCTCTTAGTGTCATTGCCATGAGAACTCCAGGATTCAGTGGTGCAGACCTAGCAAACCTCATGAATGAAGCTGCTATTCTAGCCGGTCGCAGGGGAAAAGAAGAGATCACGATGAAAGAGATCGATGAGTCCATCGATAGGATCGTGGCAGGCATGGAAGGAACCAAAATGACTGATGGCAAGAACAAAATTCTTGTGGCCTACCATGAAGTTGGACATGCGGTTTGCGC GACATTGACCCCAGGGCATGATCCAGTGCAGAAAGTGACTCTAGTACCGAGAGGCCAAGCCCGGGGATTGACATGGTTCTTGCCAGGTGAAGATCCAGATCTTATCTCTAAGCAGCAGCTGCTTGCAAGAATAGTTGGAGGCTTAGGAGGTAGAGCAGCAGAGGAAGTTATATTTGGTGAAGCTGAGATAACCACTGGTGCTGCTGGGGACTTGCAACAGATCACCCAAATAGCAAGACAG ATGGTAACAAGGTATGGCATGTCAGAGATTGGACCATGGACATTAACTGATCCTTCAGCACAAAGTGGTGATGTTGTGTTAAGGATGATGGCAAGGAACTCAATGTCAGAGAAACTAGCTGAGGACATTGATCAGTCAGTGAAGCAGATCATAGAGACAGCATATGAGATTGCAAGGAATCACATAAGGAACAACAGAGATGCAATTGATAAGTTGGTGGATGTGCTTCTTGAGAAGGAAACTCTTAGTGGAGATGAATTCAGAGCAATCTTGTCAGAATACACTGATATTTCTTCAATCAAGCCAAATAGAACACCCATCAGGGAGCTCATTGAAGCTTAA
- the LOC130973514 gene encoding amino acid transporter AVT1I-like isoform X2, translated as MSEKPDNDSSLSVPLLTEFNKGAIDEEKLIDPHHSSTNTKPASFFHTTLNGLNAISGVGILSVPYALASGGWLSLTLLFAIAMAAFYAGVLIKKCMDKNSNIRTYPDIGELAFGKIGRLIVSVSMYMELYLVSIGFLILEGDNLNELFPNVELELVAGLTISGKQFFVILVALIILPTVWLDDMNMLSYVSASGVFASAIIIISISWTATIGGVGFSHKGTLLNLSGIPTSVSLYAFCYCAHPVFPTLYNSMRNKHQFSNVLFVCFFLTTAGYASMAIIGYLMFGPNVQSQVTLNLPIDKLSSRVAIYTTLVNPISKYALMTTPITNALKNLLPRKYKNRFTKILVSTMMVTSTVIIALTVPLFGELMSLVGAFLSVTASILLPCSCYLKISGKYRILGCETVAIVAIIVAAVVIGIAGTYTSLMDIVHHFNI; from the exons ATGTCGGAAAAACCGGACAATGATTCATCCTTGAGTGTCCCTTTGCTAACTGAGTTCAATAAGGGAGCCATAGATGAGGAAAAGCTCATAGACCCTCATCACTCTTCCACCAATACAAAGCCTGCTTCTTTCTTTCACACCACCCTTAATGGACTCAATGCTATCTCAG GTGTTGGGATACTCTCAGTTCCATATGCTCTAGCATCTGGAGGGTGGTTAAGCTTAACTCTTCTATTTGCTATTGCGATGGCAGCATTTTATGCAGGTGTGTTGATTAAGAAATGCATGGACAAGAATTCAAACATTAGAACCTACCCTGATATTGGTGAGCTTGCATTTGGTAAAATAGGAAGACTAATCGTGTCGGTGTCGATGTACATGGAACTCTACTTAGTCTCAATAGGGTTCTTGATTCTTGAGGGTGATAACTTGAATGAGCTTTTCCCTAACGTTGAGCTCGAATTGGTGGCTGGTTTAACAATTAGTGGGAAGCAATtctttgtgattttggttgctCTTATAATCTTGCCTACTGTTTGGTTGGATGATATGAACATGCTCTCTTATGTATCTGCAAGTGGTGTGTTTGCCTCTGCTATTATCATCATTTCGATATCTTGGACTGCGACAATTGGTGGAGTTGGTTTTAGTCACAAGGGAACTCTTCTGAATTTGAGTGGAATCCCCACATCTGTTAGCTTGTATGCATTTTGTTATTGTGCTCATCCTGTCTTCCCTACATTGTACAATTCAATGAGGAACAAACACCAGTTCTCTAAT GTTCTGTTTGTGTGCTTTTTTTTAACCACAGCTGGTTATGCTTCTATGGCTATAATCGGATACCTTATGTTCGGTCCAAACGTTCAATCACAAGTAACATTGAACCTGCCAATAGACAAATTAAGCTCAAGAGTAGCAATATACACAACATTGGTCAATCCAATATCGAAGTATGCTTTGATGACAACACCTATCACCAATGCTTTGAAAAATTTGCTTCCAAGAAAGTACAAGAATAGATTCACCAAAATTTTGGTCAGCACTATGATGGTAACCAGCACTGTGATTATTGCCTTGACTGTGCCTTTATTTGGGGAACTAATGTCTCTGGTTGGAGCATTTCTAAGTGTCACAGCTTCAATTCTTCTTCCATGCTCATGCTACTTGAAGATTTCAGGAAAATACAGGATTTTGGGGTGTGAAACAGTAGCCATAGTGGCTATAATTGTAGCAGCTGTGGTAATTGGAATAGCTGGAACATATACCTCACTCATGGATATTGTGCACCATTTTAATATCTAG